The Virgibacillus dokdonensis genome includes a window with the following:
- the pilM gene encoding type IV pilus biogenesis protein PilM — MLLLSKPKLTVNILIDDYVLRVVENKGHDLKSIRLIEERELPRGCIQQGKIVDELGFYQFMKEFVRYEKLKHRAVRFLVPNQLVIMRHVDVPLELEADDVNNYFLNEVGSTLHFPFSSPLLDVFIPDQCQEPGQQESRKGILFAVPEEEMTKYIGVFEDVGWQVAVIDVQPLSVYRYFQHHYSALSEKAYLLFECNLLTTHISIFCKHLPEFNRSQQLDLQISDWQADTKYSKYLNWTFKRDHVKLEQLIEDEILELQRIMDFYCYSLYKGEKTVDEIILYGDMPILPTIAARLESITAKPVTMLAGNVEGEDKDFVPVLGLALKGETSHATRD, encoded by the coding sequence ATGTTATTACTATCTAAGCCAAAACTTACTGTTAATATTCTGATTGATGATTATGTCCTTCGTGTTGTCGAAAACAAAGGACATGATTTAAAATCCATTCGCCTTATCGAAGAAAGAGAATTGCCACGTGGTTGCATACAACAAGGGAAAATAGTGGATGAGCTAGGTTTTTACCAGTTTATGAAAGAATTTGTCCGTTATGAGAAATTAAAACATCGCGCAGTTCGTTTTCTTGTTCCTAATCAGCTTGTTATTATGCGCCATGTAGACGTGCCATTGGAGCTAGAGGCAGATGATGTGAACAACTATTTCTTAAATGAAGTTGGAAGTACGCTCCATTTCCCTTTTTCTTCACCACTATTGGATGTGTTCATTCCTGATCAATGTCAAGAACCAGGGCAACAAGAAAGTAGAAAAGGGATATTATTTGCTGTTCCAGAAGAAGAAATGACGAAATACATTGGTGTTTTTGAGGATGTAGGTTGGCAAGTTGCCGTTATTGATGTGCAACCACTTAGCGTATATCGGTATTTTCAACACCACTATTCCGCCTTATCCGAGAAAGCTTACTTATTATTTGAATGTAATCTTTTAACGACACATATTAGCATTTTTTGTAAACATCTACCAGAATTTAACCGTTCGCAACAGCTTGATTTACAAATTTCCGACTGGCAAGCAGATACGAAATATAGCAAATATCTAAATTGGACATTTAAACGAGATCATGTCAAATTAGAGCAATTGATAGAAGATGAAATACTAGAACTACAACGGATTATGGATTTTTATTGCTATTCCTTATATAAAGGGGAAAAAACAGTCGACGAAATTATTTTATATGGTGATATGCCAATACTACCAACGATTGCGGCAAGGTTAGAGTCTATTACTGCTAAACCAGTAACGATGTTAGCTGGAAATGTGGAGGGGGAAGATAAAGATTTTGTTCCAGTGCTTGGGTTAGCTTTGAAAGGGGAAACATCGCATGCTACCAGAGATTAA
- a CDS encoding prepilin peptidase — MIEAMLIVYLFIVGLVFGSFFNVVGLRLVNDQSIISPRSHCPQCNHQLTAAELIPVVSFLMQRGRCKSCHIPISLQYPFVEALTAILFAITPLRIGWSNELFIAYLLIALLITVSIADIDRLVIPNRLLLFFASILFIIRLFIPTSPWWDSYLGAILGFLLLFLIQLFSKGAMGGGDIKLFAVLGLFIGVQGVLWTLFLASLFGVLYGVVQMIRKRRKRKEPLPFAPFISVAAFLYFLFPETWSKLLQQFLVGQ; from the coding sequence ATGATAGAAGCGATGCTCATTGTCTATTTATTTATTGTCGGTTTAGTATTTGGTTCATTTTTTAATGTCGTTGGACTTCGTCTTGTTAATGATCAATCTATCATTTCACCGAGATCACATTGTCCACAGTGCAATCACCAGTTAACGGCGGCAGAACTTATTCCCGTCGTATCGTTTCTTATGCAAAGGGGTCGCTGTAAATCGTGTCACATTCCTATTTCCTTACAATATCCGTTCGTAGAAGCTTTAACAGCAATACTATTTGCTATCACTCCACTAAGGATTGGCTGGTCTAATGAGCTATTCATTGCTTATTTACTTATCGCTTTATTAATCACGGTAAGCATCGCTGATATAGATAGGTTAGTCATTCCGAATAGATTATTGCTCTTTTTTGCAAGCATCCTGTTCATTATACGACTGTTTATCCCTACTTCCCCGTGGTGGGATAGTTATTTAGGGGCTATACTTGGATTTCTGCTTCTATTTTTAATTCAACTTTTTAGTAAAGGAGCAATGGGAGGCGGGGATATAAAGTTATTTGCTGTCCTTGGACTCTTTATTGGTGTACAAGGTGTGCTTTGGACCCTCTTTTTAGCTTCTTTGTTCGGTGTTTTGTATGGTGTTGTACAAATGATAAGAAAGAGAAGGAAGCGAAAGGAACCATTACCTTTTGCACCGTTTATTAGTGTGGCAGCTTTCCTTTACTTTTTGTTTCCAGAAACGTGGAGCAAGTTGTTACAACAATTTTTAGTTGGGCAGTAG
- a CDS encoding type II secretion system protein, whose amino-acid sequence MLKKWKQKLKQDQRGLTLVELLAVVVILAIVAAIAFVVIGNVIDNSKKDAHVANAQQIISAAKMYESTGGDLENNGVTLKALQDDGFIEEEILDPWNDENKDYGEDATVTKTEKGVYSIEDFIGEKCKLDSASEKDLNKGREACDETE is encoded by the coding sequence ATGTTGAAAAAATGGAAACAAAAATTAAAACAAGATCAAAGAGGGTTAACACTTGTAGAATTACTCGCAGTAGTCGTTATTTTAGCTATTGTTGCAGCAATTGCTTTTGTTGTTATAGGTAATGTTATTGATAATTCAAAAAAAGATGCACACGTAGCTAACGCGCAACAAATTATTTCCGCAGCGAAAATGTATGAATCAACGGGCGGAGACCTTGAAAATAATGGTGTCACTTTAAAAGCTTTGCAAGATGATGGCTTTATTGAGGAAGAAATTTTAGACCCTTGGAATGATGAAAATAAGGATTATGGAGAGGATGCTACAGTAACAAAGACGGAGAAAGGCGTTTATTCCATAGAGGATTTTATAGGTGAAAAGTGTAAATTGGATAGTGCGTCAGAAAAAGACCTAAACAAAGGTCGCGAAGCTTGTGATGAAACGGAATAA
- a CDS encoding type II secretion system F family protein: protein MPLYKYMGRTKKGAMKRGTIESATKHTAMKELQQRGVNVREIKETKATIFNKDLSLAKQSVKNRDFVIYCRQFATLIRAGISIVEATKILAQQTNSKALKKALLFVEEEVREGQAYSAAIKKQPKIFPVLFVNMIRAGEMMGNLDDTLDRLASYYEKQYTLKRKVQSTMTYPIVLLVLIIGVVSFMLLFVVPNFVGIFNQFNGEIPIITKMVMQLSEIVKNLWWLVLIISIIFIGVFLTLFKRHATFHYGVHLIILKLPVFGEVLQKAAIARMTRTLASLFASSVPILDALEIVEKVVGNPIISKVVRASYQNLERGNPLSEPLANSWVFPPLVSQMVAIGEQTGSLDYMLTKIADFYEQDVDRTVDSLKSLIEPVMIIILATIVGFIVLAILIPMFTVFTDIQ, encoded by the coding sequence ATGCCACTTTATAAATATATGGGAAGAACGAAAAAAGGTGCGATGAAGCGTGGAACGATTGAAAGTGCAACGAAGCATACAGCGATGAAAGAATTGCAACAGCGTGGTGTAAATGTACGAGAAATAAAAGAGACAAAAGCAACTATTTTTAATAAAGATCTATCTTTAGCGAAACAGTCTGTAAAAAATCGTGATTTTGTTATTTATTGTCGGCAGTTTGCTACTTTAATTCGCGCAGGGATTAGCATTGTAGAAGCTACAAAAATCCTTGCTCAACAAACAAATAGCAAAGCGTTAAAAAAAGCATTGTTATTTGTGGAAGAAGAAGTGCGGGAGGGACAAGCTTATTCAGCAGCAATAAAAAAACAACCCAAAATATTTCCAGTCTTATTCGTGAATATGATTCGAGCTGGAGAGATGATGGGGAATTTAGATGATACGCTTGATCGTCTTGCTAGTTACTACGAAAAGCAATATACATTGAAGCGAAAAGTGCAGTCGACGATGACATACCCGATTGTTCTTTTGGTCTTAATTATAGGTGTTGTCAGTTTTATGTTGCTCTTCGTCGTGCCAAATTTTGTCGGTATTTTTAATCAATTTAATGGAGAAATACCAATAATCACGAAAATGGTGATGCAACTAAGTGAGATCGTAAAAAATTTATGGTGGCTCGTTCTTATTATTTCTATTATTTTTATTGGGGTGTTTTTAACTCTATTTAAGCGGCATGCAACCTTTCATTATGGGGTACATCTTATCATTTTAAAATTGCCAGTATTCGGAGAAGTGTTACAAAAGGCAGCCATTGCACGAATGACTAGAACGCTTGCTTCGTTATTTGCTAGTTCTGTGCCTATTTTAGATGCTTTAGAAATTGTTGAAAAAGTTGTGGGCAATCCGATTATTAGTAAAGTTGTGCGAGCGTCATATCAAAACTTAGAACGAGGTAATCCATTATCGGAACCGTTAGCGAACAGCTGGGTGTTTCCGCCATTGGTATCACAAATGGTTGCTATTGGGGAGCAAACGGGTTCATTAGATTACATGCTGACAAAAATTGCTGACTTTTACGAACAGGATGTAGATCGTACCGTCGATTCATTAAAATCCCTGATTGAACCCGTTATGATTATAATCCTTGCTACTATTGTTGGCTTTATCGTGCTAGCGATTCTCATCCCAATGTTTACTGTGTTTACAGACATTCAATAA
- a CDS encoding type IV pilus twitching motility protein PilT, translated as MQGDINQLLETAVDSNASDVHISAGRTIVFRIGGKLTAYGEQRFSNENIENMVKCIVSPKQWDMFLREGELDAAYEIKDVGRFRLNIYYQKQQITLAARIIPHQIPSLEVLQMPPILKGLALRPHGLILVTGPTGSGKTTTLAAMIDYINRHKAKHIVTLEDPIEYIHQHHRSMIHQREVGVDTQSFAKGLRASLRQDPDIILVGEMRDLETIATAITAAETGHLVLATLHTNSAVQTINRIIDVFPPHQQGQIRVQLADVLEGVLSQRLFQRMHSQDRIAATELLVNHPSIANLIRSDKVEQIENVIQTSRSMGMHTLQMSIQQLLHANKISYEEAKPYLNQAGAK; from the coding sequence GTGCAAGGCGATATCAATCAATTATTAGAGACAGCGGTTGACAGTAACGCTTCTGATGTACATATCTCTGCTGGGAGGACAATAGTTTTTCGGATTGGCGGAAAACTTACTGCTTATGGGGAACAAAGGTTTAGTAATGAAAACATTGAAAATATGGTTAAGTGTATCGTTTCTCCGAAGCAATGGGACATGTTCCTACGTGAAGGAGAGCTTGACGCCGCTTATGAAATCAAAGATGTAGGAAGGTTCCGACTAAACATTTACTATCAAAAACAACAAATTACTTTAGCAGCTAGAATCATTCCGCATCAGATTCCTAGCTTAGAAGTGCTACAAATGCCACCAATTTTAAAAGGCCTTGCATTACGACCGCATGGGCTTATCTTAGTGACAGGACCAACTGGTTCGGGAAAGACGACTACCTTAGCAGCGATGATCGATTATATTAACAGACATAAAGCAAAACATATCGTCACATTAGAAGATCCAATTGAATATATTCACCAACATCATAGATCAATGATCCATCAACGAGAAGTAGGTGTTGACACGCAAAGCTTTGCCAAAGGTTTGCGGGCATCTTTACGTCAAGACCCGGATATTATTCTTGTTGGAGAAATGCGGGATTTAGAGACGATAGCAACTGCGATTACGGCAGCAGAAACGGGTCATCTTGTGTTAGCAACATTGCATACGAATAGTGCTGTTCAAACGATTAACCGTATTATTGATGTGTTTCCACCTCACCAGCAGGGACAAATTAGAGTACAGCTAGCAGATGTGTTGGAAGGTGTTTTATCGCAACGTCTATTCCAGCGTATGCATAGTCAGGATCGAATCGCAGCTACCGAATTACTCGTTAACCACCCATCTATTGCTAATTTAATTCGCAGTGACAAAGTGGAACAAATAGAAAATGTAATTCAAACGAGTCGTTCGATGGGGATGCATACATTACAAATGTCCATTCAACAATTATTACATGCAAATAAAATTTCGTATGAAGAAGCAAAACCTTACTTAAATCAAGCAGGTGCCAAGTAA
- a CDS encoding GspE/PulE family protein, producing MVRQRLGDLLVTSNLITEEQLMQALANKNADEKLGDALLREGDITEQQLIEVLEFQLGIPHINLSQFAMEQEAVQLVPRELARRHIVMPIRTEDHKLYVAMADPMDYFAMEELRMATGYQITPAIATKDDIFQSITKYYDLQESLADVMDDMGEEEQIDDAGIADEDSPIVRLVNQIIANGVGQRASDIHFDPQETELRIRYRIDGVLRTERSLPKHMQNVITARVKIMSHLNITEQRLPQDGRMKLTIDFKSVDIRVSTLPSMYGEKVVMRILDRSHAFDDLHKLGFAQVNLQSFKQVIERPNGIVLITGPTGAGKSSTLYAALHHLNKDEVNIITIEDPVEYHLDGVNQVQVKEQIGMTFAQGLRSILRQDPDIVMVGEIRDLETAEIAIRASLTGHLVLSTLHTNSAIAALTRLMDMGIESFLISSSLSGVVGQRLVRKVCRDCQVEEQPTERERAIFKQRHLPISTVVRGRGCASCGMTGYRGRIAIHEVVVIDDKLRTYMMNSESATIIRKHLESIGMSFLLDDGLKKVSQGLTTTEEVLRVTAIE from the coding sequence ATGGTGAGACAAAGATTAGGAGATTTATTAGTAACCTCTAACTTAATCACCGAGGAACAATTGATGCAGGCGTTGGCTAATAAGAATGCTGACGAGAAACTAGGCGACGCCCTCTTGCGTGAAGGGGATATTACAGAACAGCAGCTTATTGAAGTACTTGAATTTCAATTAGGTATTCCTCATATTAATCTTTCGCAGTTTGCCATGGAGCAGGAAGCTGTCCAACTTGTGCCACGAGAACTAGCGAGACGCCATATCGTGATGCCAATTCGAACAGAGGATCATAAGCTTTATGTTGCAATGGCAGATCCAATGGACTATTTTGCAATGGAAGAATTACGAATGGCTACTGGTTATCAAATTACGCCAGCTATTGCGACGAAGGATGATATTTTTCAATCGATTACAAAATATTATGATTTACAAGAATCGCTGGCAGATGTAATGGATGATATGGGAGAAGAAGAGCAAATCGATGACGCCGGAATTGCGGATGAAGATTCTCCTATTGTAAGGTTAGTAAACCAAATTATTGCTAACGGGGTGGGGCAACGAGCAAGTGATATTCACTTTGATCCGCAAGAGACGGAGTTACGTATTCGCTATCGTATTGATGGTGTGTTACGGACGGAGCGATCGTTACCAAAACATATGCAAAACGTTATTACAGCAAGAGTGAAAATTATGTCGCACTTAAATATAACGGAACAACGCTTGCCACAAGACGGACGAATGAAGCTTACGATTGATTTTAAATCAGTTGATATACGGGTATCTACATTACCTTCCATGTATGGGGAAAAGGTCGTTATGCGTATTCTGGATCGAAGCCACGCATTTGATGATTTGCATAAATTAGGGTTTGCGCAAGTGAATTTGCAATCTTTTAAACAAGTGATTGAAAGGCCAAATGGAATCGTGCTCATTACAGGACCAACTGGTGCTGGAAAATCTTCGACACTATACGCCGCACTTCATCATTTGAATAAGGATGAAGTAAATATTATTACGATTGAAGATCCTGTGGAATATCATTTAGATGGCGTGAATCAAGTGCAAGTGAAGGAACAAATAGGGATGACCTTTGCTCAAGGTTTGCGCTCCATATTACGGCAAGATCCGGATATCGTCATGGTAGGGGAAATTCGTGATTTAGAAACAGCAGAAATTGCTATTCGAGCATCATTAACAGGTCATTTAGTGCTTAGTACGTTACATACAAATAGTGCAATCGCAGCTTTAACACGATTAATGGATATGGGGATTGAATCATTTCTTATTTCTTCCTCTTTAAGTGGTGTAGTAGGGCAACGGTTAGTTAGAAAAGTATGTCGCGATTGTCAAGTAGAGGAACAGCCAACAGAGCGAGAACGGGCTATTTTTAAACAGCGTCATCTACCGATTTCTACAGTAGTTAGAGGAAGAGGTTGTGCCAGTTGTGGTATGACAGGCTACCGTGGCAGGATAGCGATCCATGAAGTTGTGGTTATTGATGATAAGTTACGCACATATATGATGAATTCGGAAAGTGCGACGATCATTCGCAAGCACTTAGAATCAATAGGGATGTCCTTTTTACTGGATGATGGTTTGAAGAAGGTGTCACAAGGTTTAACTACGACGGAAGAAGTACTGCGCGTGACAGCTATCGAATAG
- a CDS encoding G5 domain-containing protein, which yields MKRKQMLLLLLILFIVIIASSYIAYVEANRDGEYVAGISVTDLSKTEMRSLLQKKVEQWQQEDIVIIAESEYEQHQIPKSMFKFSIKKTVDKLTEKSSRHWKNFFIKPNRIDVPLQVEIDAAERKKLKLPNHIDKEKTLQKAKQIAAQLEAESMELIYKEDPKQNLEKVATVKMEIPAHSTTMMNYVAKQINGVNIYPNQTFSFLEMIHINDTLAQSQNDMDRVATAFYKLLLQTNSEILEHHIPKQPMKNEEIPTTINKQANKDLTFYNPNPFAYVLQSKVKDNVLSIILLGFPTDVTYAYQINDRKILEPKTIHRYSYDVDEGEKKVIQAGKSGISFHVHRVKKQNGAQLQDERIRNYYYPPQHKVIVHALQDLDNEKEEVEWDGEDKIDKETFTLRGEDQEVEDGKTVSKRASDAPQAEGQSAVQLDDENDQNDRNKVFQELEELKKSFSEEDSVAWLDDFIRWLKETDVTKDVRMESNAVQQGKDKGQKQKKAVEQRQKEERQ from the coding sequence ATGAAAAGAAAACAAATGTTATTATTACTGCTTATTTTGTTCATTGTCATTATTGCTTCTTCTTATATTGCATACGTCGAAGCAAATCGAGATGGTGAATATGTTGCTGGTATATCCGTAACAGACCTTTCCAAAACTGAAATGCGTTCCTTATTGCAAAAAAAAGTCGAACAATGGCAGCAGGAGGACATAGTGATTATAGCTGAAAGTGAATACGAACAACACCAAATCCCAAAATCCATGTTCAAGTTTTCTATTAAGAAAACAGTGGACAAATTAACAGAAAAGTCTTCTCGACATTGGAAAAACTTCTTTATAAAGCCTAACCGTATAGACGTGCCATTACAAGTAGAAATAGATGCAGCAGAACGTAAAAAGCTCAAATTACCAAATCATATTGATAAAGAAAAAACGTTGCAAAAAGCAAAGCAAATAGCAGCACAGCTGGAAGCGGAAAGTATGGAACTTATATATAAGGAAGATCCAAAACAAAATTTGGAAAAAGTAGCAACAGTAAAAATGGAAATTCCTGCTCATTCTACTACGATGATGAACTATGTAGCAAAGCAAATAAATGGGGTAAACATTTATCCGAATCAAACCTTTTCTTTTCTTGAGATGATCCATATCAATGATACATTAGCGCAATCACAGAATGATATGGACCGAGTAGCGACAGCATTTTATAAATTGTTGTTACAAACAAATAGCGAAATTTTAGAACATCATATTCCAAAACAGCCCATGAAAAACGAAGAAATACCAACAACCATTAATAAACAAGCAAATAAAGACCTTACTTTTTATAATCCAAACCCATTTGCGTATGTTTTGCAATCGAAAGTGAAAGACAACGTATTGTCCATAATATTACTTGGTTTTCCAACAGACGTAACGTATGCCTATCAAATAAACGATCGTAAAATCTTAGAACCAAAGACAATTCATCGATATAGCTATGATGTAGATGAAGGTGAAAAGAAAGTCATCCAAGCCGGGAAATCAGGAATAAGCTTTCATGTACATCGGGTTAAAAAGCAAAACGGGGCGCAGCTGCAGGATGAACGTATTCGCAATTACTATTATCCGCCGCAACATAAGGTTATTGTGCATGCGTTACAGGACTTAGATAACGAAAAAGAAGAAGTTGAATGGGATGGGGAGGACAAAATAGACAAGGAAACATTCACTTTGCGTGGAGAGGACCAAGAGGTCGAAGATGGAAAAACAGTTTCTAAACGAGCAAGTGATGCGCCACAGGCAGAAGGACAATCAGCGGTTCAATTGGACGACGAAAACGACCAAAACGACCGAAACAAAGTGTTCCAAGAGTTGGAAGAACTAAAAAAATCTTTTTCTGAAGAAGATTCAGTGGCATGGTTGGATGATTTCATCCGTTGGTTAAAAGAAACAGATGTTACCAAAGATGTACGGATGGAGTCAAACGCAGTACAGCAAGGAAAAGATAAAGGACAAAAACAGAAAAAAGCAGTAGAACAACGACAAAAAGAGGAGAGGCAGTAA
- a CDS encoding NAD(P)/FAD-dependent oxidoreductase, with translation MSKHYQVLIVGGGTAGITVAAQLLHYSKHFKHKIAIIEPAEEHYYQPLWTLVGAGVSKIEATKRSMESVIPEGADWIQEKVISFDPTNNNVYTKEGNHISYDYLVVAAGIDINWQAIKGLPETLGKNGVCSNYAFEHAPYTWEVIRNFTSGNAIFTHPNSPVKCGGAPQKIMYLAEESFQKTGVRDQANVLFYSANPAIFDVKKYRNALEKVIDRKQIQPHFRHHLIEIRGEEKVAVFESLETGEQQTVSFSMLHVTPPMQAPSFIKDSPIADDGGWVNVHPYTLQHTQYANIFGIGDCSNLPTSKTGAAIRKQAPVVVQNIISSIKEKPLAATYDGYSSCPLVTGYNSLILAEFDYNKNPQESMPFNQAVERKSMYLFKKDFLPIMYWDGMLKGIM, from the coding sequence ATGTCCAAACATTATCAAGTTCTCATCGTAGGTGGCGGTACTGCTGGCATAACAGTTGCTGCTCAGCTGTTACATTACTCCAAACATTTTAAGCATAAAATAGCAATTATTGAACCAGCAGAAGAGCACTATTATCAACCTTTATGGACACTTGTCGGAGCAGGAGTTTCTAAAATAGAGGCGACAAAACGATCCATGGAAAGTGTCATACCAGAAGGGGCAGACTGGATTCAAGAAAAAGTAATTTCTTTTGACCCAACAAATAACAACGTTTACACCAAAGAAGGCAACCATATTTCATACGACTACCTTGTTGTAGCAGCAGGGATTGACATCAACTGGCAAGCAATAAAAGGATTACCAGAAACGTTAGGAAAGAATGGCGTTTGCAGTAATTACGCTTTTGAGCACGCTCCTTATACATGGGAAGTTATTCGTAACTTCACAAGCGGAAATGCTATATTTACGCATCCAAACTCACCAGTAAAATGCGGTGGGGCACCACAAAAAATTATGTATCTTGCAGAAGAATCTTTTCAAAAAACCGGTGTTCGGGATCAAGCAAATGTACTATTTTATTCGGCGAACCCTGCCATTTTTGATGTTAAAAAGTACCGTAATGCCTTAGAAAAAGTCATTGACCGAAAGCAGATTCAACCACACTTTCGTCATCATTTAATTGAAATACGTGGCGAAGAAAAAGTAGCCGTTTTCGAATCATTAGAAACTGGCGAGCAACAAACCGTATCCTTCTCCATGTTACATGTTACTCCACCAATGCAAGCACCATCTTTTATTAAGGATAGCCCAATTGCAGATGATGGAGGCTGGGTGAATGTGCACCCGTATACGTTACAACATACTCAATATGCTAATATTTTCGGCATTGGTGATTGTAGTAATTTACCGACATCGAAAACCGGAGCCGCGATTCGTAAACAGGCACCTGTTGTTGTGCAAAATATTATTTCTTCGATAAAGGAAAAACCGCTTGCAGCAACGTATGACGGGTACAGCTCTTGCCCACTTGTAACAGGGTATAATAGCTTAATTTTAGCCGAATTTGATTATAATAAAAATCCACAAGAATCGATGCCATTTAACCAAGCAGTAGAGAGAAAAAGTATGTATTTATTCAAAAAAGATTTCTTGCCAATTATGTATTGGGATGGCATGTTAAAAGGAATTATGTAA
- a CDS encoding MBL fold metallo-hydrolase, giving the protein MLLQYFYDDKLAQASYLVGCQAKGEAVVVDPARNIEAYLSTAEKEGMKIVGALETHIHADYVSGAREIADRVGATLYVSDEGDADWKYENLDSFSYKLLKDGDTITLGNLTFKVMHTPGHTPESISFLLTDGGANADEPIGIFTGDFVFVGDVGRPDLLEKAAGVQGTSEPGARDMFHSLERFKQLPDFLQVWPAHGAGSACGKSLGAVPSSTVGYEKRFNWALQHENETDFIKALLEGQPEPPVYFAIMKHVNKVGPAILRDLEKPEVITDGNQIKTLLNDGAQVLDTREAEAFSKQHIPGTINIPFNPSFTNWAGWLINYDEPLYLLCDPNQTDDILTALRSIGIDLVKGFMDAEQAIKQAKNLESYANISPQEAKQLLKTEAVTFIDVRNQSEWDEGHIEGANHIMLGTLKNRLDEVSNNGTILITCQSGGRSAIGASLLQAKGYKQIQNITGGYTAWTEQIS; this is encoded by the coding sequence ATGTTATTACAATATTTTTATGATGATAAGTTAGCGCAAGCATCCTATTTAGTCGGATGCCAAGCAAAAGGAGAAGCGGTTGTTGTTGATCCAGCTCGTAACATTGAAGCGTATTTATCTACTGCTGAAAAAGAAGGGATGAAAATTGTAGGTGCGCTAGAAACACATATTCACGCTGACTATGTATCCGGTGCTAGGGAAATTGCTGATCGCGTAGGCGCTACCTTGTACGTATCCGATGAAGGAGATGCAGATTGGAAATATGAAAACCTTGATAGCTTTTCTTATAAACTACTAAAAGATGGCGATACAATTACACTTGGTAATCTAACATTTAAAGTCATGCATACACCAGGGCATACACCAGAGAGTATCTCCTTTTTACTAACGGATGGCGGTGCTAATGCCGACGAACCGATCGGCATTTTCACAGGTGATTTTGTGTTTGTCGGAGATGTCGGGCGCCCTGACTTACTGGAAAAGGCTGCTGGCGTGCAAGGAACGAGTGAACCTGGCGCAAGAGACATGTTCCATTCATTAGAACGATTTAAGCAGTTACCGGATTTCTTACAAGTTTGGCCAGCACACGGAGCTGGTAGTGCATGTGGAAAGTCGCTCGGAGCGGTTCCATCTTCTACCGTCGGCTATGAAAAACGATTTAATTGGGCATTACAGCACGAGAATGAAACGGACTTTATAAAAGCATTACTGGAAGGACAACCGGAGCCGCCTGTCTACTTTGCGATTATGAAGCATGTGAATAAAGTAGGACCAGCAATCCTTCGCGATCTGGAAAAACCAGAAGTTATAACTGATGGAAACCAAATCAAAACGCTCCTAAATGATGGAGCACAGGTTTTGGATACGCGTGAAGCAGAAGCATTTAGCAAGCAACATATACCAGGTACGATCAACATTCCATTTAACCCGTCATTTACAAATTGGGCTGGATGGCTCATCAATTATGACGAACCTTTATATTTGTTATGTGATCCAAATCAAACGGATGACATATTAACTGCCCTTCGCTCCATTGGAATTGATTTAGTTAAAGGATTTATGGATGCGGAGCAGGCTATCAAACAAGCCAAAAACCTAGAATCGTATGCAAATATCTCACCACAAGAAGCGAAACAATTGCTAAAAACAGAAGCTGTCACGTTCATTGATGTTCGCAATCAATCGGAGTGGGATGAAGGGCATATCGAAGGTGCAAACCACATCATGCTTGGGACATTAAAAAATCGCCTTGACGAAGTTTCAAATAACGGCACGATCCTCATTACATGTCAGTCAGGTGGTCGTTCTGCAATTGGAGCGAGCTTATTACAAGCTAAAGGGTATAAACAGATACAAAACATAACAGGCGGATATACTGCTTGGACGGAGCAAATTAGCTAA